GTGCCGACAAGGCGTCGCTCATCGGGCCCGGAGGGGTCGGGCCCGCAGGGGCCGCTCTCGGACGGGCGGCGTCGGGGAGATGGGTGGGCTCGCCGGGGCCTCGTCGGTGCCCAGGTAGGACACGATCACCGCCGGGTCGGCCCGGACCTCGTCCGGCGTGCCCTCAGAGATCACCCGACCCTGGTCCATGGCGTAGATGCGGTCGCACAAGCCCATCAGCAGGGGCATGTCGTGTTCGATGATGAGCACGGACAGACCCAGCTCGTCGCGGATGGATCGCAGCAGGGGGCCGAAGGCCTCCGCCTCACGCTGGGCCACCCCACCGGTGGGCTCGTCCAGCAACAACACCTTGGGCACCGAGGCGACCTGGGCAGCCAGGTCGCAGATCCTTCTGGTGCCGGTGGACAGCTCGTCGGTCAGCACGTCGGCCCAGGCGGTCAGGCCGAAGCGCTCGAGCAACGCCCACGCCGCCTTGCGGGACGATCCCTCTCCCGCCCGCACCCAGGGCGCCGAGGCGGCCGAGGAAAGGAGCCCGACCCGGTGCTGGGTGCTCATGGCCACCTGCATGGTCTCGGTGACGGTGAGCCCGGGGAAGAGGGTGGCCTGCTGGAAGCTGCGCCCGAGGCCGAACGTCGCCCGCAGCTCGGGGGGAAAGTCGCCCACGTTCACCCCGGCCACTGCCACCGAGCCGCCGTCGGCGCGAAGCACGCCGGAGATCACGTTCAGCAGCGTGGTCTTGCCCGCCCCGTTGGGTCCGATCAGCCCGACGATCTCGCCCTCTCGTACCTCGATCGACGCCCCTTCGAGAGCTTGCTGTCCGCCAAAGGCAAGGCGCATGTCCTCGACCGCCAGGGCTGGCGAATGGGCCGCGGCAGTGTCGCGCTCGGTCGTCTCGGCGACCATCGCATCCAGGCGGCCCTGCCACCACGACTGCACGGCGCCGGCGATCCCCTGGGGGAACTTCCGCAGGGCGAGGACCAGCCCCAGGCCACCGAAGAGCAGCTCGAAGCCGACACCTGAGCCCGCTGCGGAGCTGAAAAGGTCTGAGATCAAGGGGCTCAGCAAGAACGTCATTCCGTAGACGACGACCCCACCGGCCACCGCCCCGGCCACCGAGCCGATGCCGCCGATCACCACCGCAGCAAGCACGGCGAGGGACAGGTCGGCCGGGAACTGTGTGGCGGAGACGTTGCGCCAGGCGTCGGCCCACAGGACCCCGGCCGAGCCGGCGAGGAACCCCGAGACACACAGCGCCCCCATCTTGACGGTGGTGGGTGTCACCCGGAACGACGCAGCCCGGGCTTCGTCGTCTCGAACGGCGATGATGAGGCGGCCCGGTTGCGAGCGCCTGAGAGCCCACATCGCAGCCGCCGCGACCACGACCACGCCGAGGGCGACGTAGTAGACGGCGAGCTGTGACGAGGGGCTCCCCAAGCCGGCGGCCAGGCTCGGCTGCTGGAGGACAATCCCGAATGGTTGAGCCGACCCGAACCAGCCCTTGTGGAACAGCCAGTCAGGAGCGACGACGGCGAACCCGAGGGTGGTCACCGCCAACGTCAGGCCCGGCACCCGCAAGGCGGGCAGAGCGACCAGCCCCATCAGGGCCGCACCCACGAGACCGCAGACGATCAGCAGGAAGAGCACCGACCAGCCCCTCGGCATCAGGTGGGCGGCGACGAAGGCGCCGGCACCGACGAAGGCGAACTGGCCCAGGCTCACCTGGCCGGCCCAGCCGATGGCAACGGTCAGCGAGAGTGAGACGACCGCGTAGGTGAGGACCAGGGCCAGGTCGAAGCGCGTTCCCTCGCTGTTGAAGATGGGAATCACCGGAAGGATGAGCCCCACGAACAGGGCTCCCGCCAGGAGGGTGCGCGGGGCGTAGCGGACGGTGAAACGGTCGCGGATGGCCTCGGGGATGCGCAGGGGCGGCCGGTCCTCGACG
Above is a genomic segment from Acidimicrobiales bacterium containing:
- a CDS encoding ATP-binding cassette domain-containing protein; this encodes MSSGTLVLGLINGTLTGLLAVGIVLVYKSNRFLNLAHAQLGALSAQLLAKLVIDWGWSWWVAFGVCVPVGIVVGLGVERWVVRPLRARSASAVSLLLVTVGVTQVLLALALIPALGPSSSKEVYTGYPLPFQASVHVGGVILSGADIMVLVLGPLIVAGLAAFLRFTLLGTMIRAAASNPDAARLAGVSAARVSAITWAIAGGLSAIAAILQSPSFGSNGSSAAAVLGPQLLLLALGAAALGAFTSLPAALCGGLLIGLAQQIALALTSNAATSELVVFLVIIAMVLIRGGAIGRVFATAGAIVEDRPPLRIPEAIRDRFTVRYAPRTLLAGALFVGLILPVIPIFNSEGTRFDLALVLTYAVVSLSLTVAIGWAGQVSLGQFAFVGAGAFVAAHLMPRGWSVLFLLIVCGLVGAALMGLVALPALRVPGLTLAVTTLGFAVVAPDWLFHKGWFGSAQPFGIVLQQPSLAAGLGSPSSQLAVYYVALGVVVVAAAAMWALRRSQPGRLIIAVRDDEARAASFRVTPTTVKMGALCVSGFLAGSAGVLWADAWRNVSATQFPADLSLAVLAAVVIGGIGSVAGAVAGGVVVYGMTFLLSPLISDLFSSAAGSGVGFELLFGGLGLVLALRKFPQGIAGAVQSWWQGRLDAMVAETTERDTAAAHSPALAVEDMRLAFGGQQALEGASIEVREGEIVGLIGPNGAGKTTLLNVISGVLRADGGSVAVAGVNVGDFPPELRATFGLGRSFQQATLFPGLTVTETMQVAMSTQHRVGLLSSAASAPWVRAGEGSSRKAAWALLERFGLTAWADVLTDELSTGTRRICDLAAQVASVPKVLLLDEPTGGVAQREAEAFGPLLRSIRDELGLSVLIIEHDMPLLMGLCDRIYAMDQGRVISEGTPDEVRADPAVIVSYLGTDEAPASPPISPTPPVRERPLRARPLRAR